A single genomic interval of Streptomyces sp. NBC_00663 harbors:
- a CDS encoding Cmx/CmrA family chloramphenicol efflux MFS transporter yields the protein MPFALFLLGVAVFAQGTSEFMLSGLLPDIARELRVSVTDAGSLTSAFAVGMVVGAPLMAGLARRWSRRGALLGFLVAFLCAHVVGAMTGSFEVLLATRVVGALANAGFLAVALVAAVEMVPPDAKGRATSTLLGGVTLACVVGVPAGALLGQLWGWRAAFWAVALVAVPAVVAVARSVPRSPAGQAPALGGELRSLRSPRLLALLLLGALVNGATFCSFTYLAPLATEVTGLGDGWVPVVLALFGLGAFVGVRVGGHLADRRPVTVVGGGGVALCVGWVALALGANDPAVALGLVLVQGALSFGVGSALISRALYAAPGAPTLAGGFATAAFNVGAACGPWLGGAAIGDGAYRAPLWVSAGLVALALVTGAGALAGVRRKEGAEQEPRPAP from the coding sequence ATGCCGTTCGCTTTGTTCCTGCTGGGCGTCGCCGTGTTCGCCCAGGGGACGTCCGAGTTCATGCTGTCCGGGCTGCTGCCGGACATCGCCCGTGAGCTGCGTGTGTCCGTCACGGACGCGGGCTCGCTCACCTCTGCCTTCGCCGTGGGGATGGTGGTCGGCGCGCCCCTGATGGCCGGGCTCGCCCGGCGCTGGTCACGGCGGGGGGCGCTGCTGGGGTTTCTGGTCGCCTTCCTCTGCGCTCACGTGGTCGGCGCGATGACGGGGAGTTTCGAAGTGCTGCTCGCCACGCGGGTCGTGGGGGCGCTGGCCAACGCCGGGTTCCTGGCCGTCGCCCTGGTCGCGGCCGTCGAGATGGTGCCGCCGGACGCCAAGGGGCGGGCGACCTCGACGCTGCTGGGCGGGGTCACGCTGGCCTGTGTCGTAGGGGTGCCCGCCGGGGCGCTGCTGGGCCAACTGTGGGGCTGGCGTGCGGCGTTCTGGGCGGTGGCGCTCGTGGCCGTGCCGGCCGTGGTGGCCGTGGCCCGGTCCGTACCCCGCAGTCCCGCCGGGCAAGCTCCCGCGCTGGGCGGTGAGTTGAGGTCGCTCCGCTCTCCCCGGCTGCTCGCTCTGCTCCTGCTCGGCGCGCTCGTGAACGGGGCGACCTTCTGCTCGTTCACCTATCTCGCGCCCCTCGCCACCGAAGTCACCGGGCTGGGCGACGGATGGGTACCGGTCGTGCTCGCGCTGTTCGGCCTCGGGGCGTTCGTCGGAGTACGGGTCGGCGGTCACCTCGCCGACCGGCGGCCGGTGACGGTCGTGGGCGGTGGTGGTGTCGCCCTGTGCGTGGGCTGGGTCGCGCTCGCGCTCGGCGCCAACGACCCGGCCGTGGCGCTCGGGCTCGTGCTCGTGCAGGGGGCGCTCTCCTTCGGCGTCGGGTCCGCGCTGATCTCCCGGGCGCTGTACGCGGCACCGGGCGCCCCGACGCTGGCCGGTGGCTTCGCCACGGCCGCCTTCAACGTGGGGGCCGCTTGCGGACCTTGGCTCGGCGGTGCGGCGATCGGCGACGGCGCTTATCGGGCGCCGTTGTGGGTGAGCGCGGGGCTGGTGGCGCTGGCCCTGGTGACGGGAGCCGGCGCCCTGGCCGGCGTACGGCGGAAAGAGGGCGCGGAGCAGGAGCCTCGTCCCGCACCATGA
- a CDS encoding septum formation family protein: MRAPLWRRVLMMFFGAAPGDGVREELPAPRFGEYPLQRRVVAGLLGVPLPSAGTRVPFTAAEVADAHEPCMVAELPALVLSAGPERKRRGGGLVRAVLAGAVGVAAVGGVALGLMQWRSGEAELTGPGAVVEVGTPLAVGDCVVAAWPGGVRFDGVPRLTEESTCTTYPDGQVLAVVPAESAAEARREGPVKCEQRTRKARAKLPDVRSFAVVPTRATFQGAGRVTSCLVLGAHGPVYGPLDAFRKPGYSFLGTANMQKGDCLDVVSSRSARLASCSQPHDEEVLGFARFGSDMTFGQIKGDPGRYCEIAVPPAEHGYASSAYSAGSWVSELSWESGAHYVVCTVRRADGAAMAPKRR; this comes from the coding sequence GTGAGGGCGCCACTGTGGCGGCGGGTGCTGATGATGTTCTTCGGGGCAGCGCCGGGGGACGGGGTCCGGGAGGAGCTGCCGGCGCCGCGGTTCGGGGAGTATCCGCTGCAACGGCGGGTGGTGGCGGGGCTGTTGGGGGTACCGCTGCCGTCCGCGGGTACGCGGGTGCCGTTCACCGCGGCCGAGGTGGCCGACGCGCACGAGCCGTGCATGGTGGCCGAGTTGCCCGCGCTGGTTCTGTCCGCCGGCCCTGAACGGAAGCGCCGAGGCGGCGGACTCGTGCGGGCGGTGCTGGCGGGTGCCGTGGGCGTCGCCGCGGTCGGCGGGGTGGCGCTGGGACTGATGCAATGGCGGTCCGGTGAAGCGGAGTTGACCGGCCCGGGGGCGGTGGTGGAGGTCGGCACACCACTCGCCGTCGGTGACTGTGTCGTCGCGGCGTGGCCGGGGGGCGTTCGCTTCGACGGGGTGCCACGGCTGACGGAGGAGTCCACCTGCACCACGTACCCCGACGGCCAGGTGCTCGCGGTCGTCCCTGCCGAGAGTGCTGCCGAGGCGCGCCGGGAGGGGCCCGTGAAGTGCGAACAGCGCACCAGGAAGGCGCGTGCGAAGCTCCCCGACGTCCGCAGCTTCGCCGTGGTCCCGACGCGGGCCACGTTCCAGGGCGCGGGCCGCGTCACGTCGTGCCTGGTGCTGGGCGCGCACGGCCCCGTGTACGGACCGCTCGACGCCTTCCGGAAGCCCGGGTACAGCTTCCTCGGCACGGCCAACATGCAGAAGGGCGACTGCCTCGACGTGGTGTCGAGCCGGAGCGCCCGCCTGGCCTCCTGCTCCCAACCGCACGACGAGGAAGTGCTCGGGTTCGCCCGGTTCGGCTCCGACATGACGTTCGGCCAGATCAAGGGGGACCCGGGCCGCTACTGCGAGATCGCTGTGCCGCCGGCCGAGCACGGCTACGCCTCGTCGGCCTACTCGGCGGGCTCCTGGGTGAGCGAGCTCTCCTGGGAATCCGGAGCGCACTACGTCGTCTGCACCGTCCGCAGGGCCGACGGTGCCGCCATGGCGCCGAAGCGCCGGTGA